One Manihot esculenta cultivar AM560-2 chromosome 6, M.esculenta_v8, whole genome shotgun sequence DNA segment encodes these proteins:
- the LOC110617085 gene encoding gibberellin-regulated protein 6: MEMAKLVCVLLMAILGISMVATQVMAKDAQYHLDSGNYGPGSLKSYQCPSQCTRRCSKTQYHKPCMFFCQKCCSKCLCVPPGYYGNKNVCPCYNNWKTKRGGPKCP, translated from the exons ATGGAAATGGCGAAGCTTGTTTGTGTCTTGCTTATGGCAATCCTCGGCATTTCCATGGTCGCAACCCAG GTTATGGCGAAGGATGCTCAGTACCACCTTGACAGC GGGAATTATGGACCAGGAAGTCTGAAGAGCTACC AATGCCCATCGCAATGCACGAGGAGATGCAGCAAGACGCAGTACCACAAACCCTGCATGTTCTTCTGCCAAAAATGTTGTTCGAAGTGCTTGTGCGTTCCTCCAGGCTACTATGGAAACAAAAATGTGTGCCCCTGCTACAACAACTGGAAGACCAAGCGTGGAGGTCCCAAATGCCCTTAG
- the LOC110618298 gene encoding uncharacterized protein LOC110618298 encodes MSDHLVLCADRLITPESLQSMEGDKEPVDSGECSSSHTADEQTCFIDVERVGEHDVSEEEKPLIQTMECRICQEEDSINNLESPCACSGSLKFAHRKCVQRWCNEKGDITCEICHQPYQPGYTAPPPPPPVEDTAIDISEGWTIAGTPLDLHDPRILAMAAAERHFLEAEYDDYADSSASGAAFCRSAALILMALLLLRHAMSLTGDGDEDASAFFSLFLIRAAGFLLPCYIMAWAISILQRRRQTQEAAALAATEVAFMLQAGQRRSLQVTIAPGPGATPHQAATPQQEPLQ; translated from the exons ATGAGTGATCACCTTGTTTTGTGTGCTGATCGTCTCATAACACCCGAGAGTTTGCAGTCAATGGAGGGAGATAAGGAGCCAGTAGATTCTGGGGAGTGTTCATCATCTCATACTGCTGATGAGCAAACTTGTTTTATTGATGTTGAGCGAGTTGGGGAACATGATGTATCTGAGGAAGAAAAACCACTTATCCAAACAATGGAATGTCGCATTTGCCAGGAGGAGGATAGCATTAACAATTTGGAGTCTCCATGTGCTTGTAGTGGTAGCTTGAAG TTTGCCCACAGGAAATGTGTTCAGCGATGGTGTAATGAAAAAGGAGATATAACTTGTGAGATATGTCATCAG CCTTACCAACCTGGTTATACTGCTCCGCCACCTCCCCCTCCAGTAGAAGATACTGCAATTGATATCAG TGAGGGTTGGACCATTGCGGGCACTCCTTTGGATTTGCATGATCCTCGAATTTTAGCTATGGCAGCAGCAGAACGTCATTTTTTAGAGGCTGAATATGATGATTATGCTGATTCCAGTGCTAGTGGAGCAGCATTTTGCCGCTCTGCAGCTCTAATT TTAatggctcttttactcttgAGGCATGCTATGTCCCTCACTGGAGATGGCGATGAAGATGCTTCTGCATTTTTTTCt CTTTTCCTGATAAGGGCTGCTGGTTTTCTTCTCCCATGTTACATCATGGCTTGGGCCATCAGTATATTGCAGCGACGAAGACAGACACAG GAAGCGGCAGCACTTGCAGCTACTGAGGTTGCATTCATGCTACAGGCAGGGCAACGACGGAGCTTGCAAGTCACAATAGCACCTGGACCTGGAGCAACTCCTCACCAAGCTGCAACTCCACAACAAGAGCCACTTCAATGA